In a genomic window of Helianthus annuus cultivar XRQ/B chromosome 10, HanXRQr2.0-SUNRISE, whole genome shotgun sequence:
- the LOC110884534 gene encoding protein SCAR2: MPFSRYQIRNEFSLADPELYKAADKDDPEALLEGVAMAGLVGVLRQLGDLAEFAAEIFHGLHEEVMATAARGHGLLTRVQQVESDLPLIERAFLSQTGHSAFFSSSGISWHPNLQTEQNLITKGDLPRFVMDSYEECRGPPRLFLLDKFDVAGAGACLKRYTDPSFYKVEVPSYDMMNAEAQRDKKIRKIKKKGSRLKNGDTPEVFQPSHVKLHQLLLEERVQNGASEPARRVKIKKRDIKFPFDTETGKGYMEKLLSSPPEDKLVHEVKMVHSPLRLPTNSSEEPELETLEDKMVNLPPVDEIEEKHISVVEENKEDGNHGIEDVYQSDDVASETDNYMDALATMESEVETDVEFRAANSDPIVKQETVSDLNLEKIQKAQVSDSQSASDDVSSPMKSKITTFFHSDSDSESTTTSPNNMSPRVNSPHAFASTEIPFRPRVLHTQESDLSEMSSSNCVDVNIPTKGGEIENDPEDCIASRIDEDNNSDSTLVNSHVEEQSFGPSLDQLDICEDDDVKSKSDPAEARGSYSNEDETELKDKETVSVDSESENANVFVCDHDVAKIEDNHIITEDEKELDDRKPESSSSETKDSSPVSVPDVYENNEIKDLPANEEPREEDRLVINDLGIVHNSDESVEKESVISPELDSIPSAYYDHSHAQFVEDIHSNGSANDIDEPSIKSIESDEKKESNEESVISPELYSTPSNQILDDICDAHENEVDKLERESLESGDMKESSVESFISLESDSIPSAYHDHPNIQFHDNINKNGDEIDASNPEKESVESGEKKESSEESVIVPESDSIPSSAYDDHPNIQLLDGIDKNGNESDGDNPEKESIESCEKKESSVEPVISPESDSVPSAYHDHPNTHFPDSIHKNGNEHDNDNDNPSTESIESGQKKESSEESIIVPESDSIPSASYDHSNIHVVSPDADIQSNTPFLDHGLDSAESAEAQLSIDHDGQISKVEAASFISNHADSVESHNHVSQDPIEPSVVDILPPLPINMEEMPPLPPLPPMHWMMGRSQNPSFMSIPGGGQADISHFPPVFPQIETHPTSNQNEISRNEISNQNEISRNEISEHDHEVNKVEIAEEVVPQPPINREESRNDPISEPEIIRLPSTSSLPSGDGEMPNGIRPMKIQRPRTPLIDAVAAHDKNKLRKVTERATPLFPKEEEKDTFLEQIRAKSFNLKPAVPTRPIIQGPTTNLRVAAILEKANAIRQAFAGSDDDEDDDSWSDS, translated from the exons ATGCCGTTTAGTAGGTACCAGATACGAAATGAGTTCAGTTTGGCTGATCCAGAGCTATACAAAGCGGCCGATAAAGATGATCCTGAAGCTTTGCTTGAAGGTGTTGCTATGGCCGGTCTCGTTGGCGTCCTTCGTCAGCTCGGTGACCTAGCTGA GTTTGCAGCAGAGATTTTCCATGGTTTACATGAAGAAGTGATGGCAACTGCCGCTAGGGGCCATGGTTTACTGACACGTGTCCAGCAGGTCGAGTCAGATCTCCCTTTAATTGAAAGGGCATTTCTTTCGCAAACAGGCCATTCAGCATTCTTTTCAAGTTCAG GTATTAGTTGGCATCCTAATCTGCAAACAGAGCAAAATCTTATCACCAAGGGAGACTTACCTCGGTTTGTCATGGATTCTTACGAAGAATGTCGTGGCCCACCTCGGCTATTTTTGCTAGACAA GTTTGATGTTGCTGGTGCTGGGGCATGCTTAAAACGTTACACTGATCCGTCATTTTATAAAGTTGAGGTTCCGTCATATGATATGATGAATGCGGAAGCGCAGAGGGACAAAAAGATCCGCAAGATAAAG AAGAAGGGATCACGGTTGAAAAACGGGGATACTCCTGAGGTGTTCCAGCCGTCACATGTCAA ACTCCATCAATTACTCCTTGAGGAGCGCGTGCAAAACGGTGCAAGTGAACCTGCTCGCCGTGTGAAAATAAAGAAACGGGATATTAAATTTCCTTTCGACACCGAAACTGGTAAAGGATACATGGAGAAATTATTAAGTTCTCCACCAGAGGATAAACTTGTCCACGAGGTTAAAATGGTACACTCACCCTTACGTTTGCCTACCAATAGTTCTGAAGAACCAGAACTCGAAACGCTCGAGGATAAAATGGTAAATCTACCACCCGTAGATGAGATTGAAGAAAAACACATATCTGTTGTTGAGGAAAACAAAGAAGATGGTAATCATGGTATTGAAGATGTTTATCAATCTGATGACGTGGCAAGTGAGACCGACAATTATATGGATGCCCTTGCCACCATGGAATCCGAAGTTGAAACGGATGTCGAGTTTAGAGCTGCTAACTCTGATCCGATCGTAAAGCAAGAAACCGTTTCGGATTTAAATCTCGAAAAGATTCAAAAAGCGCAAGTTTCAGATTCTCAATCTGCATCAGATGATGTAAGTAGTCCGATGAAGAGCAAAATTACAACCTTTTTtcattctgattctgattctgaatcTACCACAACTTCACCCAATAATATGTCACCACGTGTCAACTCTCCTCATGCATTTGCAAGCACAGAAATCCCGTTTCGCCCACGGGTTTTACACACCCAAGAATCAGATTTGAGTGAAATGTCTTCAAGCAACTGTGTTGATGTTAATATTCCCACAAAAGGCGGAGAAATTGAAAATGACCCGGAAGACTGTATAGCTTCTCGTATTGATGAGGATAACAATTCCGATTCTACCCTTGTGAATTCACATGTGGAAGAGCAATCTTTTGGTCCCTCTTTGGACCAACTTGACATTTGTGAAGACGATGATGTTAAGAGTAAATCTGATCCAGCAGAAGCTAGGGGTTCATATTCTAACGAAGATGAAACCGAACTGAAAGATAAAGAAACGGTATCTGTTGACTCAGAAAGCGAAAATGCAAATGTTTTCGTTTGTGATCATGATGTTGCTAAAATTGAAGATAATCATATTATTACCGAGGATGAAAAAGAATTAGATGACAGAAAACCAGAATCATCTAGTTCAGAAACTAAAGATTCAAGTCCTGTTTCTGTCCCTGATGTATATGAAAATAATGAAATTAAGGATCTCCCAGCCAACGAGGAACCGCGTGAAGAAGACAGACTGGTCATAAATGATTTGGGTATCGTTCATAATTCTGATGAATCAGTTGAAAAGGAATCAGTTATTTCTCCAGAACTAGATTCCATTCCTTCTGCATATTATGATCATTCACACGCACAATTTGTCGAAGACATTCACAGCAATGGGAGTGCAAATGATATCGATGAACCGTCTATAAAGTCGATTGAATCTGATGAAAAGAAGGAATCGAACGAGGAATCAGTTATTTCTCCGGAATTATATTCCACTCCTTCTAATCAAATTCTTGACGACATTTGTGACGCGCATGAAAATGAAGTTGATAAGCTGGAAAGGGAATCACTTGAATCTGGTGACATGAAGGAATCGAGTGTGGAATCATTTATTTCTCTGGAATCAGATTCCATTCCTTCTGCATATCATGATCACCCAAACATCCAGTTTCATGATAACATTAATAAAAACGGGGATGAAATTGACGCCAGTAATCCGGAGAAAGAATCAGTCGAATCTGGTGAAAAGAAGGAATCAAGTGAAGAATCGGTTATTGTTCCGGAATCAGATTCCATTCCTTCTTCTGCATACGATGATCATCCAAACATACAGTTACTTGATGGCATTGATAAAAATGGGAATGAAAGTGATGGAGATAACCCGGAGAAGGAATCAATTGAATCTTGTGAAAAGAAGGAATCAAGTGTGGAACCAGTCATTTCTCCGGAATCAGATTCCGTTCCTTCTGCATATCATGATCACCCGAACACACACTTTCCTGATAGCATTCATAAGAACGGGAATGAACATGATAATGACAATGATAACCCATCTACAGAATCGATTGAATCTGGTCAAAAGAAGGAATCAAGTGAGGAATCGATTATTGTTCCGGAATCTGATTCCATTCCTTCCGCATCTTATGATCATTCCAACATACACGTTGTTTCACCAGATGCTGACATTCAATCAAATACACCGTTTCTTGATCACGGACTCGATTCAGCAGAGTCAGCAGAAGCTCAATTATCCATTGACCATGATGGTCAAATCAGTAAAGTTGAAGCTGCATCATTTATCTCAAATCATGCTGATTCTGTGGAGTCTCATAACCATGTAAGTCAGGATCCTATAGAACCGTCAGTGGTGGATATATTGCCGCCACTGCCAATTAACATGGAGGAGATGCCGCCATTGCCGCCACTGCCACCTATGCATTGGATGATGGGAAGGTCTCAAAATCCTTCCTTTATGTCAATCCCAGGTGGCGGTCAAGCTGACATCAGCCACTTTCCGCCAGTTTTTCCCCAAATTGAAACCCACCCGACATCAAATCAGAATGAAATTTCAAGAAACGAGATATCAAATCAGAATGAAATTTCAAGAAACGAGATATCTGAACATGATCACGAAGTGAATAAAGTGGAAATTGCGGAAGAAGTTGTCCCACAACCACCAATTAATAGGGAGGAATCGCGAAATGATCCGATTTCTGAACCGGAAATTATTAGGCTACCAAGCACATCTTCACTTCCTTCGGGTGATGGTGAAATGCCAAACGGTATTCGGCCAATGAAAATTCAGAGACCTCGTACTCCTCTCATTGATGCGGTTGCTGCTCATGACAAAAACAAG TTGAGGAAGGTGACAGAAAGAGCAACGCCTCTGTTCCCTAAGGAAGAGGAAAAAGACACTTTTCTTGAACAGATTAGGGCCAAG TCTTTCAACTTGAAACCAGCTGTACCAACAAGGCCAATCATTCAAGGTCCGACAACCAATCTGAGGGTAGCTGCCATTTTAGAGAAAGCAAACGCAATTCGTCAGGCGTTTGCAGGAagcgatgatgatgaagatgatgatagtTGGAGTGACTCATGA